One Benincasa hispida cultivar B227 chromosome 5, ASM972705v1, whole genome shotgun sequence genomic window carries:
- the LOC120077783 gene encoding transcription factor MYC2-like, which translates to MTDYRLPPTMNLWADDNASMMDVFMNTDLSSFWVTPPQPQPQQLPHPPYSTSTDPSKPVGQAPPPSVFNQETLMQRLQTLIEGAHENWTYAIFWQSSYDYSGGTVLGWGDGYYKGEEDKGKEKAKSSTSKAEQEHRKKVLRELNSLISGSPTSEGDAVDEVVTDTEWFYLVSMTQSFISGIGLPGQAFFDSNPIWVAGSDRLASSFCERARQGQVFGLQTMVCIPSANGVVELGSSDLIFQNSDLMNKVRVLFNFNNLEVETWPISGVDQGENDPSSLWISEPSSNAAIEITNPVASASVPTPSTTNSQPISKITTESIENQPKSSVVIETPSSATPPPSQKTHRLSQPIQTQSFFNNRELNFSEFGYENGRLKDGNSTSLKPESGEILNFGESKRNSYPNTDNNLPSGNSLFGGDENKKKRSPTSRGSNEEGMLSFTSGVILPSSGGVKSGVCAGDSDHSDLEASVIREVESSRVVEPEKRPRKRGRKPANGREEPLNHVEAERQRREKLNQRFYALRAVVPNVSKMDKASLLGDAISYINELRGKLQTAESDKEDLQKQLDSVKKLMISSSKDPCISSSNQPPPDQDIKSSNINHNDIETDIDVKIISWDAMIRIQSSKKNHPAARLMVALEELDLDINHASISVVNDLMIQQATVKMGSRLYTQDQLRIALSSKIGTTR; encoded by the coding sequence ATGACTGACTACCGTTTACCCCCCACCATGAATCTCTGGGCGGATGACAACGCCTCCATGATGGATGTTTTCATGAACACCGATCTCAGTTCTTTCTGGGTTACGCCGCCGCAGCCGCAGCCGCAGCAACTTCCTCACCCACCCTATTCGACGTCAACTGACCCGAGTAAACCCGTCGGTCAAGCACCACCACCGTCGGTTTTTAACCAAGAGACTCTTATGCAGCGTCTCCAAACGTTGATTGAAGGTGCTCATGAGAACTGGACTTACGCTATTTTCTGGCAGTCTTCGTATGATTATTCCGGCGGTACGGTGTTGGGGTGGGGAGATGGATATTATAAAGGGGAGGAAGataaagggaaagagaaagCGAAATCGAGCACTTCGAAAGCAGAGCAAGAGCACCGGAAGAAGGTACTTCGTGAGcttaattctctcatttctgGTTCTCCTACCTCTGAAGGTGACGCCGTCGATGAGGTTGTCACCGACACCGAGTGGTTCTACTTGGTGTCGATGACTCAATCGTTTATATCCGGTATTGGATTGCCCGGTCAGGCGTTTTTCGATTCGAACCCTATTTGGGTTGCTGGTTCGGATCGGCTTGCGAGTTCGTTCTGTGAGCGAGCTCGTCAGGGTCAGGTTTTCGGGTTGCAGACTATGGTTTGTATCCCGTCGGCGAACGGAGTTGTTGAATTGGGATCGAGtgatttgatttttcaaaactcCGATCTGATGAATAAGGTTAgggttttgtttaatttcaataatctGGAGGTTGAGACTTGGCCAATTAGTGGGGTTGACCAAGGGGAAAATGATCCTTCTTCGCTTTGGATTAGCGAACCATCTTCAAACGCCGCCATTGAAATTACTAATCCTGTTGCTTCAGCTTCAGTTCCAACTCCAAGCACAACAAACAGCCAACCGATTTCCAAAATTACAACAGAGTCGATCGAGAACCAACCTAAATCTAGTGTTGTGATTGAAACTCCAAGCTCTGCTACCCCTCCTCCTTCTCAAAAAACTCACCGACTGTCACAGCCGATTCAGACACAGAGCTTCTTCAACAACAGGGAATTGAATTTCTCTGAATTTGGGTATGAGAATGGCCGGTTGAAGGATGGGAATTCGACATCGTTGAAGCCGGAATCTGGTGAGATTCTGAATTTTGGGGAGAGTAAGAGGAATTCTTACCCCAACACAGATAACAACTTGCCTTCTGGAAATTCTTTATTTGGTGGGGAtgagaacaagaagaagagGTCTCCCACTTCACGTGGGAGTAATGAAGAGGGGATGCTTTCTTTTACTTCTGGTGTGATTCTTCCTTCTTCTGGGGGTGTGAAATCGGGTGTTTGTGCTGGCGATTCTGATCactctgatcttgaagcttcggTGATTCGTGAGGTGGAGAGTAGTAGAGTGGTGGAACCGGAGAAACGGCCTCGAAAAAGAGGGCGAAAGCCAGCAAATGGTAGAGAAGAACCATTGAATCACGTTGAAGCAGAAAGGCAGAGAAGAGAAAAGCTTAACCAAAGATTCTATGCTCTTCGAGCTGTTGTTCCGAATGTATCGAAAATGGACAAAGCTTCACTCCTTGGTGATGCTATCTCTTACATCAATGAACTCAGAGGGAAGCTTCAAACTGCAGAATCAGATAAAGAGGATTTGCAGAAGCAATTGGATTCAGTGAAGAAGTTAATGATATCTTCTAGTAAAGATCCGTGCATATCAAGCTCAAATCAACCCCCACCAGATCAAGAcataaaatcatcaaatataAACCATAACGATATCGAAACCGATATCGACGTGAAGATAATCAGTTGGGATGCTATGATCCGAATCCAATCTAGTAAGAAAAACCATCCTGCTGCACGACTGATGGTGGCTTTGGAAGAACTTGACTTGGATATCAACCACGCGAGCATCTCAGTTGTCAATGATCTCATGATCCAACAAGCAACTGTGAAGATGGGTAGTCGGTTATACACTCAAGACCAGCTAAGGATAGCATTATCGTCGAAAATTGGCACAACTCGGTAG